The proteins below come from a single Oleidesulfovibrio alaskensis DSM 16109 genomic window:
- a CDS encoding DNA-methyltransferase codes for YAGQRQQPPSVKYQSSDAQKKHHDFHGDNRDQRSFITWATLWLSECYRVSKPGSVLMTFTDWRQLPAMTDALQAGGWLWRNIVVWDKPTARPTLGGFRNQCEYVLVGVKGKFQPCHRQCLPGVFKHSIVSHQRKQHMTEKPLPLLVDLLAISPEGGVVLDPFMGSGSTGAAALSTGRKFIGVEMDNGYYEVACRRVFGGEKESFC; via the coding sequence ATACGCCGGACAACGGCAACAGCCCCCAAGCGTAAAGTATCAAAGTTCAGATGCTCAAAAAAAGCACCACGACTTTCACGGTGACAACCGGGATCAACGCTCGTTTATCACATGGGCAACACTGTGGCTTTCAGAGTGCTACCGTGTTAGCAAGCCCGGTTCTGTACTGATGACATTCACAGATTGGCGGCAACTTCCTGCCATGACTGATGCCCTGCAAGCTGGCGGTTGGCTGTGGCGCAATATTGTTGTGTGGGATAAGCCGACTGCCCGGCCGACCTTAGGCGGCTTCAGGAATCAGTGTGAATATGTGCTGGTAGGCGTTAAGGGCAAGTTTCAGCCGTGCCACCGCCAGTGCCTTCCCGGCGTGTTTAAGCATTCCATTGTTAGTCACCAGCGGAAACAGCACATGACAGAAAAACCCCTTCCTCTACTGGTAGACCTGCTGGCCATTAGCCCTGAAGGCGGAGTAGTGCTTGACCCATTCATGGGTTCCGGCTCGACAGGGGCAGCGGCCCTATCTACAGGCCGCAAGTTTATCGGCGTTGAGATGGATAACGGGTATTATGAGGTAGCGTGTAGGCGGGTTTTTGGTGGTGAAAAAGAAAGCTTTTGCTA